A genomic stretch from Sulfobacillus thermosulfidooxidans includes:
- a CDS encoding APC family permease: MKSLSSTLKSNYLGYFEVAALSLAMIAPTMAISFNTPYAAQADGAAVPLAFLAAFVGIGLVAVSFFEFSKVRPHAGSLYAYNSLGLGLKAGFLSGWLLLGTYVTFTASTAAMFGYIAQVLLQNFGLKPPWYLMTLGALGLSTYLAYKDIRLSARFALIMEGLSVLIITALSLVIVVHGGAGGNSFKPFEPNLKGWSGVGFATVFGLLSFAGFEGGATLGEEAKNSRKLVPWALFGTVIVAGTFFTFGSYAQTIGFGLNHIKAFQTSGAPLNDLAHRYLGDVAAIAVDVGTTISAFACVLGSLNASGRVLFALTRDGTVGTSFSVTHPVHRTPYKAIFLVSAVSFVIITAMYNVGPSNIYGEVATLGTLMLLVGYVLINISAIRYFRTHFSWIRHRIIPVLGALAMFWPIYSSLYPVPAYPYNILPYIALVWGVLGYGIVHLKLKKDPAHAERMLQLEEEAG; encoded by the coding sequence ATGAAGTCATTGTCTTCGACATTGAAATCGAATTATCTCGGTTATTTTGAGGTGGCGGCTCTGTCCTTGGCGATGATTGCTCCCACCATGGCGATTTCCTTTAACACGCCGTATGCCGCCCAAGCTGATGGCGCAGCGGTGCCTCTCGCCTTTCTCGCTGCTTTTGTCGGTATTGGCTTAGTGGCGGTGTCGTTTTTCGAATTTTCAAAAGTGCGGCCTCATGCTGGCTCTCTATATGCGTATAATTCTTTAGGTCTGGGATTAAAGGCCGGATTTTTGTCGGGATGGCTTCTTTTAGGAACCTATGTGACGTTTACTGCAAGCACGGCGGCGATGTTTGGCTATATTGCTCAAGTTCTCTTACAAAATTTTGGCCTGAAGCCGCCATGGTATTTAATGACTTTGGGTGCTCTTGGTTTATCAACTTATCTTGCCTATAAAGATATTCGCTTATCGGCACGGTTTGCCTTGATCATGGAAGGCCTTTCGGTACTTATTATTACGGCTTTATCCCTTGTCATTGTGGTGCACGGGGGTGCTGGGGGCAATTCCTTTAAACCATTCGAGCCGAATTTGAAAGGATGGTCAGGTGTCGGCTTCGCAACCGTTTTTGGTCTTTTGTCATTCGCCGGTTTTGAAGGCGGGGCGACACTTGGCGAAGAGGCTAAAAACTCGCGCAAATTGGTGCCGTGGGCACTCTTTGGAACTGTTATCGTAGCTGGAACATTTTTTACGTTCGGCAGCTATGCGCAGACCATTGGATTCGGACTTAATCATATTAAAGCCTTTCAAACGTCAGGAGCGCCGCTTAATGATCTTGCCCATCGGTATTTAGGAGATGTGGCGGCCATTGCGGTCGATGTGGGGACGACCATTTCAGCATTTGCGTGTGTGCTGGGGTCCCTAAATGCCTCGGGGCGTGTGTTGTTTGCTCTGACACGGGACGGCACAGTAGGAACATCTTTTAGCGTAACGCATCCAGTGCACCGAACCCCTTATAAAGCGATTTTTCTTGTCAGTGCTGTCTCTTTTGTGATTATCACGGCGATGTATAATGTGGGTCCGAGCAATATCTATGGAGAAGTCGCAACGTTAGGCACATTAATGTTGTTAGTGGGATATGTTTTGATCAATATTTCGGCCATCCGCTATTTCCGTACCCACTTTAGTTGGATTCGTCACCGGATTATTCCGGTGCTCGGGGCCTTGGCGATGTTCTGGCCCATTTACAGTTCACTCTATCCGGTTCCAGCCTATCCCTATAATATTTTGCCCTATATCGCCTTAGTCTGGGGTGTGCTGGGCTATGGGATTGTCCATCTTAAGCTCAAAAAAGATCCCGCTCATGCTGAACGCATGTTGCAATTGGAAGAAGAAGCAGGCTGA
- a CDS encoding NAD(P)-dependent oxidoreductase translates to MIYGMIGLGAMGRAMATRLVEAGYNLVVYNRTLPKAEKFAQQYPSQVQVASSPRELAEKSQWIFSVVTDDLAVEQIAGMQHDAHGLLSALGPQHIWVDSSTISPHLSRTMSDMVAQRGAVRLEAPVAGSVDAARAGTLLMFIGGSQDVLEQVRPALEHLAARIEWVGEVGQALALKLGMNLNLALQIEGFVEGMMIAESAGLPREKVMHFMLNSVIASPALKYRVPLAQNPPDEPWFTIKLMLKDLNLALELANQHATAIPLTSMTADLLRLAVRHRVGDEDLAELINYMSALVGSPEGHMARKDGNDK, encoded by the coding sequence ATGATTTATGGGATGATCGGACTGGGTGCGATGGGACGAGCTATGGCAACCCGTTTAGTTGAAGCCGGATACAATCTGGTCGTGTATAATCGTACGCTGCCCAAAGCAGAAAAATTTGCTCAGCAGTATCCCTCGCAGGTGCAAGTGGCCTCATCTCCCCGTGAACTCGCCGAAAAGAGCCAGTGGATATTCTCGGTCGTCACCGATGATCTGGCGGTCGAACAGATTGCCGGGATGCAGCATGATGCTCACGGTCTTTTGTCAGCTCTGGGTCCTCAGCATATTTGGGTTGATTCGAGCACGATTAGTCCTCACTTAAGCCGCACAATGTCGGACATGGTGGCCCAAAGGGGTGCAGTGCGGCTAGAGGCACCGGTGGCTGGCAGTGTGGATGCGGCCAGGGCTGGAACGTTGCTCATGTTTATCGGAGGATCCCAAGATGTTCTGGAACAGGTTAGACCCGCATTAGAGCATTTAGCTGCACGCATTGAGTGGGTTGGTGAGGTGGGGCAAGCTTTAGCGTTAAAACTCGGAATGAATTTGAACCTGGCTCTTCAAATAGAAGGGTTTGTGGAGGGAATGATGATTGCGGAAAGTGCGGGACTTCCTCGTGAAAAAGTCATGCACTTCATGCTCAATTCGGTTATTGCCTCTCCGGCATTGAAATACCGAGTACCATTGGCTCAGAATCCGCCTGATGAACCGTGGTTTACGATCAAACTGATGTTGAAAGACTTGAATCTCGCATTAGAACTAGCCAATCAGCATGCGACGGCTATACCTTTAACCAGTATGACCGCCGATCTCCTGAGACTGGCCGTGCGTCACCGCGTAGGAGATGAAGATTTAGCCGAACTGATCAATTATATGTCAGCCCTTGTCGGCTCACCGGAAGGACATATGGCGCGAAAAGACGGGAATGACAAGTGA
- a CDS encoding enoyl-CoA hydratase/isomerase family protein — protein sequence MTSSYQYLIVDIRHHILDISLNRPQYLNALNDGMLQELAEALEQARNDDDVRVVILSGTGRGFCSGQDLKELAARGGEVNIREHLTRYYDPVIMTLYHMPKPTIAKVQGIAAGAGMSLALACDIRLGSENAQFAQSFVKIGLVPDSGSTYFLPKLVGLSKAMELALLGDIISGEQAYSMGLLNRLIPGKELDSVTWSWAERLAQLPSVTLGMIKEAIHHSLDHSLSEQLQIEQELQDRAASTQAHHIAVQSFLEKTRF from the coding sequence ATGACATCTTCCTATCAATACCTGATTGTTGATATTCGCCATCACATATTGGACATTAGTCTCAATCGTCCCCAATACCTTAATGCACTCAACGATGGTATGCTACAGGAATTAGCCGAAGCACTCGAACAAGCCCGTAATGATGATGATGTTCGAGTTGTTATTTTATCAGGAACTGGAAGGGGATTTTGCTCAGGTCAGGACTTAAAGGAACTCGCTGCCCGCGGCGGTGAGGTCAATATTCGAGAGCATTTAACCCGTTATTATGATCCTGTCATCATGACGTTATATCACATGCCAAAACCGACTATCGCCAAGGTTCAGGGTATTGCTGCCGGAGCGGGAATGTCTTTAGCCTTGGCCTGTGACATTCGACTAGGATCGGAGAATGCGCAATTTGCACAATCCTTTGTGAAAATTGGCCTTGTTCCAGATTCCGGATCGACTTATTTTTTGCCTAAATTGGTTGGCTTGTCCAAGGCCATGGAATTAGCTCTCCTTGGAGATATCATTAGTGGAGAACAGGCATATAGCATGGGGTTATTGAATCGCTTGATTCCTGGTAAGGAGTTAGATAGTGTGACCTGGAGTTGGGCGGAGCGTCTGGCTCAACTGCCATCCGTCACGTTAGGCATGATTAAAGAGGCCATTCACCACAGTCTCGATCATTCTTTGTCTGAACAACTGCAAATTGAACAAGAGCTACAAGACCGAGCTGCGTCCACCCAAGCGCATCATATTGCGGTGCAATCATTTTTGGAGAAAACAAGATTTTAG
- a CDS encoding NAD(P)-dependent alcohol dehydrogenase, translating into MKAGRIHAYHEPITIDDIEEPRIESDTDVIIKIGGAGVCRTDLHIVDGIWKDALGNPPLPYTIGHENAGWIEAVGSGVKHLHKGDPVILHPLMSCGICPACRAGQDMHCTNSHFPGLDGTDGGYAEYLKTSVRAVIPLAPGTDPVPLAPFADAGITAYHAVKKLVPLTVPGTRVVVIGIGGLGHFAVQILRALTPATIIAVDSQRDRLQFAEEIGAHYTVLAGTDGGVSGVRSLAKDGVNVVLDFVGESGTPQTALAMLAKGGTYSVVGYGGSVNVPTLEFVNREINIVGNLVGTYNELAELMELNRQGKVKITATQFPLQDAPHVLEMLDRGQIMGRAVLVP; encoded by the coding sequence ATGAAAGCTGGACGTATTCATGCCTATCATGAACCCATTACCATCGATGATATCGAAGAGCCGCGAATTGAGTCTGACACCGACGTCATTATCAAAATCGGCGGCGCAGGAGTTTGTCGCACCGACCTGCACATTGTCGATGGGATTTGGAAAGATGCGTTGGGAAATCCTCCCCTCCCTTACACCATTGGACATGAAAATGCCGGATGGATTGAAGCGGTAGGTTCGGGAGTGAAACACCTGCACAAAGGTGATCCCGTCATTTTGCACCCACTCATGTCTTGTGGCATTTGCCCAGCGTGCCGGGCGGGACAAGATATGCACTGTACGAATAGCCATTTTCCGGGACTGGACGGCACAGATGGCGGCTACGCAGAATATTTGAAAACTTCGGTGCGTGCCGTTATACCCTTAGCGCCCGGAACCGATCCTGTTCCTCTAGCCCCCTTTGCCGATGCCGGCATCACAGCATATCACGCCGTAAAAAAATTGGTGCCGTTAACGGTGCCGGGAACCCGCGTTGTTGTCATCGGTATCGGCGGATTAGGTCATTTTGCGGTACAAATTTTACGCGCCCTCACCCCTGCAACCATTATTGCGGTAGACAGCCAAAGAGACCGCCTGCAATTCGCCGAAGAAATTGGAGCCCATTACACCGTCTTAGCCGGAACGGATGGTGGAGTATCGGGCGTGCGGTCACTGGCCAAAGATGGTGTCAATGTCGTATTGGATTTTGTTGGAGAATCGGGGACGCCTCAAACTGCTCTCGCTATGCTCGCCAAAGGGGGGACTTATTCAGTAGTGGGTTATGGCGGTTCCGTAAACGTTCCAACCCTAGAATTTGTCAACCGGGAAATCAATATTGTTGGAAACTTGGTGGGAACTTATAACGAGCTGGCTGAACTGATGGAACTCAATCGCCAAGGAAAAGTCAAAATTACGGCCACACAGTTTCCTTTGCAAGATGCTCCCCATGTTTTAGAAATGTTAGACCGGGGACAAATAATGGGGCGTGCCGTGCTCGTTCCTTAA
- a CDS encoding helix-turn-helix domain-containing protein has translation MAGTARFAYNWALNQWQQQSEAWKADSSLPKPSDVALRRQLNAIQREQFPWMLDITKNAPQMAIIHLGQAFKNFFAGTAAYPEAGVGVNA, from the coding sequence ATGGCGGGAACGGCCCGTTTTGCTTACAACTGGGCCTTGAATCAATGGCAGCAGCAGTCTGAGGCATGGAAGGCGGATTCCTCGTTGCCCAAGCCGTCGGACGTCGCTTTACGGCGTCAACTGAATGCGATTCAGCGCGAGCAGTTTCCTTGGATGCTAGATATCACCAAAAATGCGCCCCAGATGGCGATCATCCACTTGGGCCAAGCGTTTAAGAATTTCTTCGCCGGGACAGCCGCATATCCCGAAGCTGGGGTGGGTGTGAATGCATGA
- a CDS encoding RNA-guided endonuclease InsQ/TnpB family protein, whose amino-acid sequence MHETLRFVGKVVEGTISRTADRWFLSITVEIPDRHSVRRENQAVVGVDVGASALATLSTGEKVVGPKAYAATLKKLRHVSQHFSRQMEAAKVRAGLKPGEPIPKGMRIPRSETMRKTQRRIARLHARIANIRANTLHQLTTDLVERFDVIAIEDLNVAGMLKNHPLARSIAFGAFRRQLEYKAAQRGKMVVVVSRWYPSSKTCSSCGYKLPKMPLAMREWTCPECHTRHDRDVNAAINLRRVAESSVRGSSPVPA is encoded by the coding sequence ATGCATGAAACGTTGCGGTTCGTCGGGAAAGTCGTGGAGGGAACTATCTCACGCACCGCGGATCGCTGGTTTCTGAGTATCACCGTGGAGATTCCCGATCGGCACAGTGTCCGCCGCGAAAACCAAGCGGTGGTCGGAGTGGATGTGGGTGCGTCCGCGTTGGCTACCCTCTCGACCGGAGAGAAGGTTGTGGGACCGAAAGCTTATGCCGCGACGTTGAAGAAACTCCGCCATGTATCTCAACACTTCAGTCGCCAGATGGAAGCCGCTAAAGTCCGCGCCGGACTGAAGCCCGGCGAACCCATTCCGAAAGGAATGCGCATCCCCCGGTCGGAGACCATGCGGAAAACCCAACGGCGCATCGCTCGGCTCCATGCCCGGATTGCGAATATTCGGGCCAATACGTTGCATCAACTGACGACCGATCTCGTCGAACGTTTCGATGTCATTGCCATCGAGGATCTGAACGTGGCCGGGATGCTCAAAAATCACCCGCTAGCCCGGTCCATTGCCTTTGGCGCATTCCGACGCCAACTCGAATACAAAGCGGCCCAACGCGGCAAGATGGTGGTTGTGGTGAGCCGCTGGTATCCCAGCAGCAAAACGTGTTCGTCGTGTGGATACAAACTGCCGAAAATGCCGCTCGCTATGCGGGAGTGGACGTGCCCAGAATGTCATACGCGCCACGACCGCGACGTGAACGCGGCGATCAATTTACGTCGAGTGGCCGAGAGTTCGGTGAGGGGCTCCTCACCCGTTCCGGCGTAA
- a CDS encoding DUF2249 domain-containing protein — translation MEPVVVEVKSILKQGLSLFGYMMNTVNQLEPGQSLIVKSSFNPRPLVSQMRRRGYRIEQEKIGKMMITTFIPQNLSHDQNRSHSGNLSRYEIRVDGPEVLLDNRGLVPPEPMQRTLATLEEVPLNSVVVIHNDRIPVFLLEYLDDHGFPYETMAQDDDSAIVRILKVH, via the coding sequence ATGGAACCCGTGGTGGTCGAAGTTAAAAGTATTTTAAAACAAGGTCTGTCATTATTTGGATATATGATGAATACCGTTAATCAGCTTGAGCCCGGCCAAAGTTTGATTGTTAAATCTTCGTTTAATCCGCGTCCTTTGGTTTCCCAAATGCGTCGACGCGGCTATCGCATTGAGCAAGAAAAGATTGGCAAAATGATGATTACCACTTTTATTCCCCAAAATCTGAGTCATGATCAGAATCGTTCTCATTCGGGTAACTTATCACGCTATGAGATCCGTGTGGATGGACCCGAAGTATTGTTAGACAACCGGGGACTGGTTCCACCAGAACCCATGCAGCGAACCTTGGCGACTCTTGAGGAAGTGCCTTTAAACAGTGTCGTTGTTATTCACAATGATCGCATTCCGGTATTCTTATTGGAATATCTCGATGATCATGGTTTTCCGTATGAAACCATGGCCCAAGACGATGACTCGGCGATAGTCCGCATACTCAAAGTTCATTAA
- a CDS encoding glutamate decarboxylase, with protein MSWRSERKSKTISEEVAINPLFARRGEESVPRYHLAEEGLLPETAYQIVHDELTLDGSARLNLATFVGTWMEVEAQKLYVEAANKNIIDKDEYPETAAIEERCLKILANLWNAPNPEESLGVSTTGSSEACMLGGLALKRRWQLSRRQQGKDTLHPNIVFSSAVQVVWEKFANYFEVEPRYVDITPEHPYLTPEGVLDAVDENTIGVVPILGVTYTGSYEPVASIAHALDDLEKRTGMSVPIHVDAASGGFVAPFLQPDLLWDFRLPRVHSINTSGHKYGLVYPGLGWILWRDQTLLPKELIFNVSYLGGSMPTFGLNFSRPGAQVLLQYYNFLRLGRQGYHMVQKACQDVAHFLSQEIGAMDPFELITDGSDLPVFAWRKKPEEHPLWTLEDLSFVLRERGWQVPAYPLPAKMQDITIMRVVVRNSFSMDMAQLFLDDLKRAVGYLEGLDHPFPQALRQHKAFHP; from the coding sequence TTGAGTTGGCGTTCCGAACGAAAGAGCAAAACCATCTCAGAGGAAGTCGCCATCAACCCCCTGTTTGCGCGCCGGGGAGAAGAATCGGTTCCCCGATACCATCTGGCGGAAGAAGGCCTATTGCCGGAAACTGCCTATCAAATTGTCCATGATGAATTGACGTTAGACGGCAGTGCCCGTTTAAACTTAGCAACTTTTGTGGGCACCTGGATGGAAGTGGAAGCGCAGAAACTGTATGTGGAAGCGGCCAACAAAAATATCATTGATAAAGATGAATATCCTGAAACCGCGGCCATTGAGGAACGGTGTCTCAAGATCCTTGCTAATTTGTGGAATGCTCCAAATCCTGAAGAAAGTCTTGGGGTTTCCACTACCGGTTCATCAGAAGCCTGTATGTTAGGCGGTTTGGCTCTAAAAAGACGATGGCAGCTATCTCGTCGGCAACAGGGAAAGGATACCCTTCATCCTAATATTGTCTTTAGTTCTGCGGTGCAAGTGGTTTGGGAGAAGTTTGCTAATTATTTTGAAGTGGAACCGCGTTATGTCGATATTACCCCTGAACATCCCTATTTGACGCCAGAAGGTGTGCTGGATGCAGTAGACGAAAATACTATCGGCGTGGTACCAATTTTAGGGGTGACATATACGGGGAGTTATGAACCTGTTGCCAGTATTGCGCATGCTTTAGACGATTTAGAGAAACGTACGGGCATGTCTGTTCCCATTCATGTGGATGCCGCATCGGGAGGATTTGTGGCGCCTTTTTTGCAACCCGATCTGCTATGGGATTTTAGACTTCCTCGAGTGCATTCTATCAATACTTCGGGCCACAAATATGGATTAGTTTACCCCGGATTAGGATGGATTCTCTGGCGTGATCAGACGCTATTACCAAAAGAATTAATCTTTAATGTGTCCTATTTAGGAGGGAGTATGCCCACTTTTGGGCTCAATTTTTCTCGACCCGGTGCCCAAGTTCTCCTGCAATATTATAATTTTCTGCGCTTGGGACGTCAGGGCTATCACATGGTGCAAAAGGCCTGTCAGGATGTGGCCCATTTTTTGTCACAAGAAATTGGAGCCATGGATCCTTTTGAACTAATAACTGACGGATCAGATTTACCCGTTTTCGCATGGCGAAAAAAACCGGAAGAGCATCCTTTATGGACATTGGAAGACTTGTCTTTTGTGCTGCGCGAACGAGGATGGCAAGTTCCCGCTTATCCCTTACCCGCAAAGATGCAAGATATTACGATTATGCGCGTTGTGGTTCGAAACAGTTTTTCCATGGACATGGCACAGCTCTTTTTAGATGATTTAAAACGGGCTGTGGGGTATTTGGAAGGGCTCGATCATCCGTTTCCGCAAGCACTGCGACAACACAAAGCATTTCATCCTTAG
- a CDS encoding Crp/Fnr family transcriptional regulator has product MLPNQIPLLSSIPVPILEASSLTRKFTTGEVIFYQGEETTGLWIVLEGRISVERTSSDGYVFATGIWLPGDIIGIAGLWDKSPYPATAKAMETPTSILWISRDHVTNLQHQIPEFSIALCRTLATRLRLVQETIADTKGRPVAAQVAGILSLLTERMGPHIRITHEELARMLGVQRETITRTLHLLSSNHLISHGHGYITVLDATHLKNWTVLDGL; this is encoded by the coding sequence GTGTTACCGAATCAAATCCCGTTATTATCTTCTATCCCTGTTCCCATCTTAGAAGCGTCAAGCCTGACCCGAAAATTTACCACAGGAGAAGTAATATTTTATCAAGGAGAGGAAACTACTGGTCTTTGGATTGTCTTAGAAGGACGGATTTCGGTGGAACGAACTAGTTCTGACGGCTACGTTTTTGCGACTGGAATTTGGTTACCCGGAGACATTATTGGCATCGCCGGTCTTTGGGATAAAAGTCCCTACCCTGCTACGGCCAAAGCGATGGAAACCCCAACGAGCATCTTGTGGATATCAAGAGATCACGTAACGAATCTCCAACATCAAATCCCTGAATTTTCCATAGCCCTGTGCCGCACGCTAGCAACACGTTTAAGACTTGTTCAAGAAACCATAGCTGATACCAAAGGCCGCCCGGTTGCCGCCCAAGTTGCGGGCATTTTAAGTCTCTTGACAGAACGAATGGGTCCACATATTCGCATTACACACGAAGAACTTGCACGGATGCTTGGTGTTCAACGAGAAACGATTACGCGAACGCTCCATTTACTCTCCTCCAATCATCTCATTAGCCATGGTCATGGTTACATCACCGTTCTTGATGCCACACACCTCAAAAATTGGACAGTTCTTGATGGCTTATAG
- a CDS encoding GGDEF domain-containing protein, translating to MRQQVKRTHQQLTVDELTGAMTRSFGQIYATSLLQSTSLGLLFCDLDRFKEVNDQFGHAAGDNILRQTVARLKNICRPEDQIIRLGGDEFVMIFPGTDSDDGAQILSRIQEAIETVPFTISPGHVINLGISVVWSWEPMGGHFDEAVIRSDHAMYQQKTGHHHYSTTL from the coding sequence CTGCGCCAACAAGTCAAACGTACCCATCAACAACTGACAGTCGACGAATTAACCGGGGCAATGACTCGCAGCTTCGGACAGATTTATGCGACATCCCTACTCCAATCGACATCTCTAGGACTTTTGTTTTGTGATCTCGACCGATTTAAAGAGGTTAACGATCAGTTTGGACATGCAGCCGGCGATAATATTTTGCGTCAAACCGTTGCTCGTTTAAAAAATATTTGCCGCCCAGAGGATCAAATCATTCGCCTTGGCGGTGATGAGTTTGTGATGATTTTTCCTGGCACAGACTCTGATGATGGTGCCCAAATCCTTTCGCGTATTCAAGAGGCTATTGAAACAGTCCCCTTCACCATCTCTCCAGGGCATGTTATAAATCTCGGCATCAGTGTGGTTTGGAGTTGGGAGCCCATGGGTGGGCACTTTGATGAAGCGGTAATACGCTCGGATCATGCCATGTACCAGCAAAAGACTGGACACCATCACTACTCGACAACCTTGTGA
- a CDS encoding RNA-guided endonuclease InsQ/TnpB family protein: protein MQETTVFTYRVALSPTEWDKASAARRAAGDLWTRLVKIHRFCRRRHWPWPTESQLKAHFKQRFPLHSQIVQALIEKFCATIDGVRTKRQNGDQQARYPWRFRRYFNPIFKGQALKRQGPHLLLPRGRGREPIRVHLPEAMPPGRVVQAELGFGELYITITREIPDPVPMASGKAGGLDIGVIHLGMVTDGQEALAISGRGLRSVKQGRAKAQAKLRKKRARTQPGSRRRQRLNRAQYRTSQKAERVARNALHHAANQIVAFCLAYGITLLYVGDLGTLNHHQRHRRSRRTNQEVGALEFGRLEQYLEYKLRRHGIQLVKIREAYTSQTCPHCGHLTKVAGRTYRCRACGYRAHRDGVGAVNILNKGMHGAIRPGEFLVPQRITYRRPVLLKRALRRSPAEPREIAGGISGGESGGSLRGSHDPRRSHGGSPRISVL from the coding sequence GTGCAAGAGACGACGGTCTTCACCTATCGGGTTGCTCTGTCCCCCACGGAATGGGACAAAGCGTCGGCAGCGCGCCGCGCCGCGGGGGACTTGTGGACGCGTTTGGTCAAGATTCATCGTTTCTGTCGGCGGCGGCATTGGCCGTGGCCGACGGAATCCCAACTCAAGGCGCATTTCAAGCAACGCTTCCCGCTCCACTCGCAAATCGTCCAAGCCCTCATCGAGAAATTCTGCGCGACGATTGACGGCGTGCGCACCAAACGGCAGAACGGGGATCAGCAGGCCCGGTATCCCTGGCGGTTCCGCCGATACTTTAACCCCATCTTTAAGGGCCAAGCGCTTAAGAGGCAAGGCCCGCATCTGCTTTTACCCCGCGGACGGGGGCGTGAACCCATTCGGGTGCATCTTCCGGAGGCGATGCCTCCCGGGCGGGTGGTCCAGGCCGAGTTGGGCTTTGGGGAACTCTACATCACCATCACCCGTGAGATTCCCGATCCCGTGCCCATGGCGTCTGGCAAAGCCGGAGGGCTGGATATCGGCGTGATTCATTTGGGCATGGTAACGGATGGCCAAGAAGCCTTGGCGATTTCCGGGCGGGGCTTGCGGTCCGTGAAGCAGGGTCGGGCCAAGGCCCAAGCCAAACTCCGCAAGAAACGGGCTCGCACGCAACCCGGGTCACGACGACGCCAGCGTCTGAACCGCGCCCAATACCGCACCAGCCAGAAAGCCGAACGGGTCGCCCGCAACGCCTTGCATCATGCAGCCAATCAGATCGTCGCGTTTTGTCTCGCTTACGGCATCACCCTCTTGTACGTGGGGGATCTTGGGACCCTCAACCACCACCAACGACACCGTCGATCCCGGCGGACCAACCAAGAGGTGGGGGCGCTGGAGTTCGGGCGGTTAGAACAATACTTGGAATACAAGCTTCGTCGACATGGCATCCAGCTCGTAAAAATCCGTGAGGCGTACACGTCCCAAACGTGTCCGCATTGTGGCCATCTCACCAAGGTGGCGGGCCGCACCTACCGTTGTCGCGCCTGTGGCTATCGGGCGCACCGCGACGGCGTCGGGGCGGTGAACATCCTCAACAAGGGGATGCATGGGGCGATTCGCCCCGGGGAGTTCTTGGTACCCCAACGGATCACGTATCGCCGTCCCGTCCTTCTCAAAAGGGCGTTAAGGCGTAGTCCGGCTGAGCCCCGGGAAATTGCTGGCGGGATAAGCGGTGGCGAGTCAGGAGGGTCACTCCGAGGGTCTCACGACCCGCGACGCAGCCACGGGGGTTCCCCCAGAATCTCCGTCCTTTAG
- a CDS encoding DUF2249 domain-containing protein, which translates to MIYQKKVSQFPAKHRHWHLLKAFDNLTIGDTLILEANHNPAPFIQEFQQLRPGGRVHMDEEGPKRWIFRLVKWQEDFEKPMPLL; encoded by the coding sequence ATGATTTACCAGAAAAAAGTATCTCAATTTCCCGCTAAACACCGTCATTGGCATTTACTTAAAGCCTTTGACAATCTCACAATTGGCGACACGCTCATTTTAGAAGCCAATCACAATCCCGCTCCCTTCATCCAGGAATTTCAACAACTGCGGCCAGGTGGACGTGTTCATATGGATGAAGAAGGGCCTAAACGCTGGATTTTTCGTCTTGTAAAATGGCAAGAGGATTTTGAAAAACCCATGCCACTTCTTTGA
- a CDS encoding cytochrome b N-terminal domain-containing protein, producing MNLTLILRQKMGKLFSLDTWLPTELPEYATGFMYTLGSLTASSFVILLLSGIVMAANGPQWWTISHLGFFVRGVHFWSVQAFFFFMVMHLLRVFFSGAWRGGRERTWLLGTLALLVAIPTAFTGYLMRGDFYSQWNAVQAKDGLNALGFAWFNTLNAGQMYGLHVIVFPFVLGYIIAVHIAMVRIKGVVPPYPTHEELIAQGVIKPSSPKEVPHVPSGH from the coding sequence ATGAATTTAACACTGATTTTACGACAAAAGATGGGGAAATTGTTTTCGCTTGATACCTGGCTTCCCACAGAATTGCCAGAGTATGCTACGGGCTTTATGTATACTTTAGGATCTTTAACCGCCTCCAGTTTTGTGATCCTCTTGCTTTCTGGGATTGTGATGGCAGCGAATGGACCACAGTGGTGGACTATTTCTCATCTGGGGTTTTTTGTCCGGGGTGTTCATTTTTGGTCTGTGCAAGCGTTCTTTTTCTTTATGGTTATGCATCTATTGCGCGTATTCTTTTCCGGAGCCTGGCGAGGAGGACGGGAGAGAACCTGGTTATTAGGTACCCTTGCTCTTCTTGTTGCGATACCTACGGCATTTACAGGCTATCTTATGCGCGGTGATTTTTATTCCCAATGGAATGCGGTTCAGGCTAAAGACGGGCTCAATGCGTTGGGCTTCGCTTGGTTTAACACCTTAAATGCCGGTCAAATGTATGGACTGCATGTGATTGTGTTTCCGTTTGTTTTGGGCTACATCATCGCGGTGCATATTGCTATGGTGCGTATTAAAGGCGTCGTGCCGCCCTATCCGACTCATGAAGAGTTGATCGCCCAAGGGGTTATTAAACCATCCTCACCTAAGGAGGTGCCTCATGTACCATCCGGACATTGA